A part of Neovison vison isolate M4711 chromosome 8, ASM_NN_V1, whole genome shotgun sequence genomic DNA contains:
- the FABP1 gene encoding fatty acid-binding protein, liver → MNFSGKYQLQSQENFEAFMKAVGLPDELIQKGKDIKGVSEIVQNGKHFKLTITTGSKVIQNEFTLGEECELETMTGEKVKAVVQMEGDNKLVTTFKGIKSVTELNGDVITNTMTLGDIVFKRVSKRI, encoded by the exons ATGAACTTCTCCGGCAAGTACCAACTGCAGAGCCAGGAAAACTTTGAGGCCTTCATGAAGGCCGTTG GTCTGCCTGACGAACTCATCCAGAAGGGGAAAGACATCAAGGGGGTGTCAGAAATTGTGCAGAATGGAAAGCACTTCAAGCTCACCATCACCACGGGGTCCAAAGTGATCCAAAATGAGTTCACCTTGGGGGAAGAGTGTGAGCTGGAGACCATGACTGGGGAGAAGGTCAAG GCGGTGGTCCAGATGGAAGGTGACAATAAACTGGTGACAACCTTCAAAGGCATCAAGTCCGTGACCGAACTCAATGGCGACGTGATCACCAAC acCATGACATTGGGTGACATTGTCTTCAAGAGAGTCAGCAAGAGAATTTAA